A segment of the Biomphalaria glabrata chromosome 18, xgBioGlab47.1, whole genome shotgun sequence genome:
TAATACTGTTGTAAATGAAATAGGAGTAAACTCATTGGTTCTCTTTGTTACATGACTGCCAAGTAGCCTTTGAAAAACATTGACGGTCTTATGACTcagactaaacaaaacaaaactaggaACGATTCTTTCAACTCTCTCAGTCACCATGGCAATGAATGAGCTACAAGATATAGTTTCTAATAACACTAAATATTCCTCACTAACttacaatatgtatatattctCTACGTAATTTACCTGCATATTGTAAATGCTAAagcataaaacaaaatgtaaaacttgGAACTCAATAATTAAAAGCAGTGTTATTAATCAAaacttttgaaaatgttcaatGATCCTCCAACTTCCCATAGACTGTATCATGAGATCAACAAGTCAACATGCCTAACCCTTCCCTCCCATTACACTAAGCACAAGCCAGTTAGAGTAATGTGAAGCAGAGAGaccataaaacaaaaacatgctgTCTCATTGAAAtagtgttcccccccccctttgtatTTTGCTCAACAATTAATTACCTTTCATAATATCATGAATAAAAAAGCTTATCTCTTTCAAAACAAAGTCACAGTGATACAATGATTAAGAAATTGTCAACAAGATGATTACAACAATATCATACATGCTGGGGAAAATTctgcacaactttttttttgtcaaatacaAGTAGCTTTTCTCACTGGTCATGACactattaaaatattgttagcATACGAGAATACAGTCTGAGCCAAGCTAACAACTGCTTCTAGAATTTCTTTAACTATCTTGAGAATATAGGAGCTTTAACGGTATCTGCGAtcatcatatttttttctatagtcaTCTCTATCTCGGTAGCGCCCAGAATCTCTGTCTCTGCTTCGGTCCCTATCTCTGCTGCGACCATAGTCTCTGCTGTCCCTGCTGCGTCCAGAGTCCCTGTCCCTGCTACGATGCCTGTACCTATCTCTGTCACGACTTCTGTCTCTGTAACGCTCCCTGTCCCTATCTCTGCacaaataagaaaacaaaatgtaaacataaacATCAGTTTGTTGAATGTATGAAATAATTCAAGATATAATGTGCACCTTTTTTCTTAACTATCCAATAGGACCAGGAagattcattaaaaaataactgacacaattgaataaaaaatctcttttaaaattagttaatgCTAAGTTTAGGCTTCATTATTTTCATAACAGCACTGTGAAGTTTTGATAAATCTCATCTATAGAATAtgcttcatttttctttttatctttctttaatccttacttaacattttaaaagttctaAAATAACTATATTTGTTCTAAACAGCCTAgtaaagcactttttttttgaaatttaactttttgaattgtattttgtttaattcCTAAAATTACTTTTAGTATTGAATATTTAATTGGAGTTGAGTCTTTTTAGGGCTGCTATAtatctattaatttttaaaaatttatttattttttgatgttttatttGGAAAGCAAGTTTATatctaacacaaaaaaaacaatttaaagatttaataaatactttttcaaaACCCCACTTATATAACCCCACTTATATTAAGTGAAACTGCTATAAtaatttgaatcaatcatgGTAATCAAttatctggaagaaggtttccaTGTTGCATATTCAaaagcaattatttaaaaaaaaggtttgctgCAAGTCTAAATTCAACTTGAGTCTCCATAAAGGAAGGCCAACATGTTTTTCCACTGAGCTATTgaagtacttataaaaactgAATGTTTTATCAGTCTATTGTTAGTCTGAAATTTTTATTGAACAATCTGATTCTCTTCTCTCCTCTTtccttataaaataaatttaattaattggttaatttatttattgattcatgagttgtcatcgacaatgaataatcgtgcaaagtttcaacttgaaaatcagagaatgggaagtgggaaaaatGATGTATAAAAGATTTTGACTAGATGGAGTGAGTTGGTATAGgcgaggtttaaaaaaaaaggcttatataACACCAAAAtgtgtaaaacaaaacagaagtaaacaaaactatgaacatttatatttaccatcactttttaaaatttcaatgaTCAATTTATATCAATCACATCAAATTGTCTTTTCTCAgaatcaaagaaataattttaaaatttattaaaaacagtatgatttttttttattttgctttgagaTAACACATGGTTAAAGAGAAGTATTATCTTGCTAAACTGACAAACTACAAAGcaataatataaagaaatagAAGAGCTAGATACATGAAACTAGTGGCGAGAGTAGGACTGGGACATTTCATGTGGAGCAGAGCCCTGAGTTAATTTAACACAATTTATTACTCTTAAAATAGTGTAAAAACACAAAGTATTACTCTTTGATTATAGTACATTTATACCTTCCTATTTTTGGGAGGAAAGGGGAAAgagggctttttttaaaataaataagttaataAAATAGCAACAGAAAATAGTATTAATAAGTTCAGCACAAACTTTAAGGTTTCTCCCTCTTGCATTTggtctttgtgaacaaaaaaattgaagttttttcttttaaaagaattatacaGTGGGATAGATGAACAAGTAGGTGcatgtggtggctgagtggtaaagtgcttccTAACCAGggttcccgggttcaaatcctggtgaagactaggatttttaataaCTGGATCTTTGAGCACCTcgaagtccacccagctctaatgggtacctgacatcagttggggaaaagtaaaggcggttgattgttgtgctggccacatgacacccttgttaaccataggccacaagatctgaaaggggaacttactttacttttagaaGAACAAAGGTGGTCCAACATATTCATTGATATTGATTATTTGATAATATTTCCTAATAGAATTAAATTAagtgaatgtatttttaaaaatctagaatatttaaaattaacagTCCACTTATTActacaaaaaataatacaaaatactaGTACACCTTACCGATCGTAGCGGTCTCTGTCCTCACGATGCCTGTATCTATCACGGTCAGCATCCCTAGAATGTGACCGACGTTCCCTGTGGCGGTCACGAGACCTGGACCTTGATCTATCCCTGCGGCGGTCGTAATCCTGGTTCGTAGATGTTGCAGGTTGTGTTTCCTTCGAGGCTCGAACATCTGAGCCAAGATGTGAAGATGATTGAGACAAAATTGGCTTTTCTTGCTTATCTTCTGTAAATGCTGGGACTGAAAGATTCATTTCAACAGTTTCACACACAGACAAGTCACTTGGATGGTTTTCTGATAACGTTTTGGATACATGAGGTGATTCCTTTACACATGATTCCTCAGAAGTATTACATATATTAGATGTGCTAGTTCCACAAGGTTCATGTAAACTAGTCTCATCTCTTTCAGCTTGAGATACTAAAAATGATTCAGGTACATTTGAGTCTTGAGGTTCCAGCTGTTCTGTAAAAGGTATATCAACAGGGTAAAGTTTTTCATCTGGACCCTCCAATGCTTCTAAGATATCAGCCTCAGTTCTAGTTGGTTCAGGTTGATCCAAACCACCATCTTCAGCTTGTGATGGCATTACAGGTTCTGATGTTTCAAGTAGATCAATAGATTCATCTGCAACAGAATCAGCCTGCTGGTCACCCAATTGTGAAGAAAATGCTGAAATACTAGAGTTGGATTCAAGCAATGCTGCTGACATGTCTGAACCAATAGGAGTGGGTACAGAAGTTACAGGTAGGCCAACATTGTCGGAAGCAGCATCAAGTGAACACTCACTCACTCCTATGTTCATTCCTTCTTCCTCTTCACATGCCTTGACATTTTCCTTACTTAGTCTTTCGTCCTCTGACTTACTAACCATAGTTGAGCTATATCCAATAGGAGCCGTATTCTCAATTTCTACTGGGGATTCAATGTTGATGTCACCAACAAGCTGGGCAACATTGCTGTTGTCCTCAGTCATGAACGTTGTCACCACCTGAGTTCGATCACTCCAGTCCCTGGCATCACTACTTCCTTCCTCTAGAGAGAACATCCCAGCTCCCAAGTGATCACTTCTAAGAAGGACACTAGAAGGAGCCTGAAATGGCTCAGACAGACGAGACTCTGAAGACTCCTCCAAGTCAAAAGTGACCCTTGATTGATCACCTTCTTCCACAACTGACTCCTTCTCTTCCATAGCTGCCTCATCAGAAAACAGTCCTTTAAAATCACAGGACGGGCTATCATCGCtgctagaaatatttttttccagatCAATGATTTTGCTGTCCTCATCATTTGAATTGGCTCCTAAAACTAGGGCAGCCCTGCTACCACTTTTTAGTCCCCTGGTGAAAATAGTTTCATCCTTAGCAAAAGGCTGCACCATGGATGGATCTTCACATTCCCTGGTAGTGTCACTGTCTTTCATCTCAGTGTCTATTGTGCTAGCTGTTTCCGACACCACCTCAGCTACCATTTTTTCAACAGTGCTAACAGCTTCCAGAACTGAACTTGACTCGGAGCTTGGCTCATCCTGTTTTGTGCTTAAACTATCACTGGTCTGTTCAACATAAGTTTCCCCTTCTGAAACATCATCAGATCTATCTTGTTCATTGTTTTTCATTTCATCCATACTATTAACACTATTTCCATCTTCACTTCGTCTAACTGTGCTGTTTTCAAGTACATTTTCAGTGTCTTCAATATTCACTTCTCCAGCATATGATTTGTCGTTTGATTCGGGCTTAACAGGTGCTGGTTCAGAATCATCTACATTTTCAGTGGCTGAACACGATTGGCTTTCACACAACAGCAATTCACTATTAACTGTTCCTGGCAAATCAGAATCTCCAAGACTCTGTGTATCATCAACAGTCTTGTTCAAGTTCAATTCTATCTTGTCCTCAGCTGCACTACCTTTTAATACAGACTGATCTGATATAGTGTCATATAATTTGGACTGATCTGATATAGGGGTAGTGTCATCTAATTTGGACTGATCTGATACAGGGGTAGTATCATCTAATTTGGACTGATCTGATATAGCGGTAGTGTCATCTAATTTGGACTGATCTGATACAGGGGTAGTGCCAACTAATTTGGACTGATCTGATACAGGTGTAGTGTCATCTAATTTGGACTCATCTGTAAATGGTGTGTCGTCTAATTTGGACAGATCTGTATCAGGTGTAGTGTCATCTAATTTGCACTGATCTGTAGATGGTGTAGTATCATCTAATTTTGACTGATCAGATACAGGGGTTGTGTCATCTAATTTTGACTGATCAGTGATTGGCATAATGTCTTCTAAATTTGACTGATCTGTAAATGGTGTAGTATCATCTAGTTTTGAATCTGTTACAGCCATGGAGTCATCTAGTTTTGACTGATCTGTAATTGATGTAGTATCATCTAATTTTGACTCATCTGTAATTGGCATGGTGTCATCTAGTTTTGACTGATCTGTTACAGCCATGGTGTCATCTAAGTCACTCTTTTTCTCCTCCTGGTCTAAAGAACTGACATTCAGAGAATTGTCATCAACTGACGAGTCATTCTTAAGGTCAGTCTCATCCTTTTCTCCCTGgacaaataaaaaaggaaaaatgttCACTTGATAGCTCAGCAAGGAGCAGCACATACCACTGAAATAAACTGAACACATCTTTATACAAATATAGGCTACACTTATCTAGAGCAcagtataatatttttaaaaaataagagttgtttttttatctggtCACCATGGTGactatgtttaaataatttttcaaatttttacttattacttttttctgtaaaaagttttgaaagttccattttaaaaaatgccactataatgaaaacaaaaccttAGAAAATTTGATGTAAAAATGtctatataaacaaaactaaacctAAGAAAATTCTGAAATTGTTTCATTAACTAAGAAAATTATGAAATTGTTTCATTAACTTGGTCTAAGTCCCTTATAATACtaaaattctataatgaaataTGAACTATCTCATAGAATAACAAATTTTAGAAGATGCAACTCTACCTTacacaaaatacaattttttgtgAAGGAGCtttaaattatctaaaaaaaaaatgttggataGGGTTATTCCATTAAACAactttaaacataaataatattaaaagcaATGCTTGCAGTTCTTAATAGGTAGATGCAACAATCCCATTGTAAAGACTTTATGTATATTTAAGAAAGTCCTTTGTTTACTTTAGTATGCTACCTTAGAACTATTCTGAGATGGCTTCTTTGTGGAGCCTTTGAGCAGTGATGGTCTGCGAGGTAAAATCTCTAGGGCTGACACTTCTGGCATGTCAACTGGCTCTGGAGGGGGTGACTCATGACGTAGCCCTTAAATCACAACATAAGACATCAAAACCAATCAAATTACAGCTCAACACTGGTTTCAGAACATTAAGTTGTACTTGAAAAGCATGTTAATAGTTATAAGTTTCCAGATAATATACTAATATGGTACTGTGCAGATGGTTTGACATTTATTCATTATGCTTTTAAGTGTTTTATCTACTAGAAATATAAACAACTGCACACCATGGGACCCTGTTGATGCACAACTGAAAGAGGTTCTGTTGATCCTTTGGATCCATCAGTTACAAGGACAGGAGTAAGCTGCTGTGAGGAAAACAAAGCTTCCGCTAAAGATTCCAATCCAGGCTTTCACACATAACATTTACTTGCAACATTCACTACAGAATGTGCCACTCAAAAATAGGGCTTGATAGCCACAAGaggaaatgttttcttttaaattacagacattccttcaaaaagGAATGCACATACATGTGtttatctagtcatgcatgttaattagagacttaaaaaccCTTCATCTCCTAGCTTCTAATGGTAAGAGACCCCCAACAAATGTACTTCAAGTTATTTCTAAACTTGTTTGTGACTAAGTGTTGTGATAGTTATccagtttattttttattgtaacaTTGAAGCTTGTAAGTGAACATTAGCATCCCCTAACTTTCTGATTTCTACTTTCAGTCTGTCTTAGCTACACAGAGCTCCATACAAAgaaattgtaaatatatatttacaacagacttttattgaattatataaatttttactattttagcTATGAATggacctttcttttttttttttaataacttagcTGTATAACATTTAGAGGGGAAGGAAGTAACCCTTAAGGATttatggcctaaattgtgctgatgtgccaaaaaccaaAATATCAATATCTGCACTTACTGGATGAGGGAGCTGGCAATGAATCTTTCTTCACTAGACCCAGAACATCAAGTAGTGAGGCATCAGGTTTCTTCCTAGGGTCTTGTAGTTCTTGACCTTTGGGGACAACACAAACAATTGTTTTTAACACATAAGATTAATACATTTaatactaatttttttaaaaatatgaacaaatcTTACCATATTCTCCAGATTGAGATGGCGGTGGCATGTCTTTTGAACAAGATCTCTTGGAGCATGCTACTAGATGATTGGCTGTAAAGATAAATATCATCCAATTAGTATGATATGGTGCAATAAGCTTAATTCCTTACACACGCATGTCCCTCTCAAGctacatgtttaaaaaagtcTTACACACTATATAGAGCATAATGTAAATGCAAGGTTATTAACTTTCATGGCTACAAaaagtgatgaaaaaaaaaattgtttttaattattccaTTCTTCAGATCATAACTCAAAAAGAATGTGTTTTTTGATCACATGTTTGGGGAAAAACTTTGACATGGTATTGGACATTCAAAATCCTAGAAAGCTAGTGATCACAGAAGTTTCTAAGCTACTTTAAGCAAAACAAATTGTGATTTTCCTTTGTTAGATAAGCTGATATACATTTCTCGCAGAATAccaataagagaaaaaaataataaatttcaaACCTATTCTATTTCCATAGCTGCTCTGAAATCCACAAGCACAGTAGAGAGTGTCCTGCAGCTTAGCCTCTGTAGGTGTATGGGATGCAGCTGCTGTCAGCTGGCCAGAATGGAAACCCATCATGTGATGAGCATAAGCAAAGGAGCAGCTGGTGGCAAATCTACACATTGAGCACTGGATGAACttcctaaaaaaagaaaataaattctaaactGAGAACTCTTaaccgaaatttgtttttttaaattactgttGTATAGCACAAGAgaatagcctgctcagtgcactaaCATCTAATCTTTTTTTGTGGACCTGTGGGAGGAGGGGATATCTCGGAGAatgtttctgtgctgcctttaggcgctcaacaaacacaaatgagctcaagcccccttgataggtagccaagagaCTTATGCATCTCCGCCACATATACCACATCTATTTAATTATcaaattttattcaaaataattgaaatgcaaatttgaaaaaaaaaaaaaaaaaaagttgtgttgcatttgtttaaataggcaaacaaaaaatgttcacCTAAAACAAATCAGCAGTAaagaaagattttattttaagtctacaataacaaaacaaaaataagacaCAAATTTCCCTTTGAGACACTTGAGATTATCCAATGCCAACAAAGAGTCATGTGATCAGCATAGATTGAGCACACTTAATGTCCAGTACCTGAGCTGAGAAGACCAATCAATGTCCTCTCTAAGTTtatattaattgtaaattttttcCTAATGATCCCTAGGATAAAatccaattattttttataataaatcttCCCACATTTTTACCTTCacttttaacccttaaagtgctgagctgtatGCCAATGAGTGCAAACCAAATGGAATACAATTCTGATGTTAAGAGGCTAAACTAACACATGCATCCTTAGGGTTAAAAATAAAGTATCTAGgggaaataaaaagtaaatacaaAATTTGATCAAA
Coding sequences within it:
- the LOC106077988 gene encoding uncharacterized protein LOC106077988 isoform X2 is translated as MPREIKTPKRYQTEPDQGEYIRTGKRGRPRLLKNASKYEVAAAKKATQEATAKKTLSEGATKKTPSEVANKKAPPEPIIHLDDDSDVEIVDQPSPPSKKKKIDEDPDWGYEKKSSAARSKTKNREKAIKISATASTPALVTEPVKKAEVPKIPVTTVVKKSQPATPSSFVELFMECKDEPLSQAQIVSAQKEQAFYDMSQTLVKAAREGRLIFPPGGGAQILDKPFAMVLAPQTPLSPYILSMPTPANMPPQLNFSSDRPASPDLVIVGETPPRVPGSASGYTRAFSPKQSPDSYNQSSVPITGGSQFEAYKSNMVIPRSMTSVQLKAQSEALTKLRQQMQQDAQAKSDSEPSKKRAKKIAQLEGDETGNWVPLDEYYYGKTEGDPTYIEPKGELRFKCWYCSKMLYNNVAAMMHIQGHIDAERQVNLDLSDLTQCKHCYKQFDTPFEMQTHIEKVHMNGANVLLCRICEKDHDSRNALTDHMKRNHNACEMPYICQLCKFRSSMYSDVVDHFKKKHNSSESMLCLYCLRVYQIRFVSQGWGQTSSYYNHLMKHQIKNSCKKCTHCKLIFLNSHELKMHRKTDHLPNQKGVIGINAKYTTPHQVMIKVTEKSDQPGSVKSLNVPAVKKILDHKLSFPANVYRVKCIECKMLMGIPDHYKKFIQCSMCRFATSCSFAYAHHMMGFHSGQLTAAASHTPTEAKLQDTLYCACGFQSSYGNRIANHLVACSKRSCSKDMPPPSQSGEYGQELQDPRKKPDASLLDVLGLVKKDSLPAPSSRLRHESPPPEPVDMPEVSALEILPRRPSLLKGSTKKPSQNSSKGEKDETDLKNDSSVDDNSLNVSSLDQEEKKSDLDDTMAVTDQSKLDDTMPITDESKLDDTTSITDQSKLDDSMAVTDSKLDDTTPFTDQSNLEDIMPITDQSKLDDTTPVSDQSKLDDTTPSTDQCKLDDTTPDTDLSKLDDTPFTDESKLDDTTPVSDQSKLVGTTPVSDQSKLDDTTAISDQSKLDDTTPVSDQSKLDDTTPISDQSKLYDTISDQSVLKGSAAEDKIELNLNKTVDDTQSLGDSDLPGTVNSELLLCESQSCSATENVDDSEPAPVKPESNDKSYAGEVNIEDTENVLENSTVRRSEDGNSVNSMDEMKNNEQDRSDDVSEGETYVEQTSDSLSTKQDEPSSESSSVLEAVSTVEKMVAEVVSETASTIDTEMKDSDTTRECEDPSMVQPFAKDETIFTRGLKSGSRAALVLGANSNDEDSKIIDLEKNISSSDDSPSCDFKGLFSDEAAMEEKESVVEEGDQSRVTFDLEESSESRLSEPFQAPSSVLLRSDHLGAGMFSLEEGSSDARDWSDRTQVVTTFMTEDNSNVAQLVGDINIESPVEIENTAPIGYSSTMVSKSEDERLSKENVKACEEEEGMNIGVSECSLDAASDNVGLPVTSVPTPIGSDMSAALLESNSSISAFSSQLGDQQADSVADESIDLLETSEPVMPSQAEDGGLDQPEPTRTEADILEALEGPDEKLYPVDIPFTEQLEPQDSNVPESFLVSQAERDETSLHEPCGTSTSNICNTSEESCVKESPHVSKTLSENHPSDLSVCETVEMNLSVPAFTEDKQEKPILSQSSSHLGSDVRASKETQPATSTNQDYDRRRDRSRSRSRDRHRERRSHSRDADRDRYRHREDRDRYDRDRDRERYRDRSRDRDRYRHRSRDRDSGRSRDSRDYGRSRDRDRSRDRDSGRYRDRDDYRKKYDDRRYR